In a genomic window of Pirellulales bacterium:
- the glgX gene encoding glycogen debranching protein GlgX has product MGATWDGMGVNFAVYSENATGIELCLFDDPAAKQESRRIRLREQTDFVWHGYFPDLRPGQAYGYRVHGPYEPRQGHRFNANKILLDPYAKEIVRMMSWGDEMFGYKIGDPQEDLSFDDRDNAASAPLAAVVDAAFTWGDDRPPRTPLQQTLIYELHVKGFTKLHPEIPEHLRGTYAALGTDTVIRYLRSLGVTAVELLPVHHRIDDRHLIERGLSNYWGYNTLAFFAPDQRYRSSEASSTVNQFRTMVRNLHAAGIEVILDVVYNHTAEGNHLGPTLSFRGIDNAAYYRTVADDPRYYMDFTGCGNTLHMTNPRVLQLIMDSLRYWVLEMHVDGFRFDLASTLARELYAVDKLGAFFDIIHQDPVLSQVKLIAEPWDLGDGGYQVGNFPVGWSEWNGKYRDCMRRFWKGDAGVLDEFATRLCGSSDLYAWNSRRPHASINFITCHDGFTMRDLVSYDHKHNEANGEGNRDGADDNQSWNCGVEGPTDDPSVNELRARKQRSMLATLLLSQGVPMLLAGDEFSHSQQGNNNAYCQDNELTWLDWNWTEEQRQLLDFTRQLIAFWRSQPALQRRRFFHDRSYRGDELEDILWYRNDGKKMTTSDWQAGYTRSVACMLRGEHIDVNDRGETISGQTLLLLFNADHKVVVDYKLPPPPQGSRWAFVFDTYTPTTHVRPGVVKTRYAARSCSLAVFAAVAKIPRKKEAAGLPTATELEFAEVVESSTEIAASQIESAVDEPVADLATSAAVPSQIAPVPPATTTPAPTPANVPEPAAPPATPVANAPAPPVAAPPAATNPPAATNPPTTAPDATVRPNRVQAPTRS; this is encoded by the coding sequence CTGGGTGCCACTTGGGACGGTATGGGGGTGAACTTCGCCGTGTACTCGGAAAACGCGACCGGCATCGAATTGTGTCTGTTCGACGATCCCGCGGCGAAGCAGGAATCGCGGCGCATCCGATTGCGCGAACAGACCGATTTCGTCTGGCACGGCTACTTTCCCGATCTACGACCGGGACAAGCGTACGGCTACCGCGTCCACGGCCCCTATGAGCCGCGCCAGGGGCATCGCTTCAACGCGAACAAGATCCTGCTCGACCCGTACGCCAAGGAAATCGTGCGGATGATGAGCTGGGGCGACGAGATGTTCGGCTACAAGATCGGCGATCCTCAGGAGGATCTCTCCTTCGACGACCGCGACAATGCCGCTTCGGCGCCGCTGGCGGCCGTCGTCGACGCGGCCTTCACCTGGGGCGATGACCGGCCCCCGCGAACGCCCTTGCAGCAGACGCTGATCTACGAGCTGCACGTCAAAGGATTCACGAAACTCCACCCGGAAATTCCCGAGCACCTGCGCGGCACCTATGCGGCCCTCGGCACCGACACGGTGATCCGCTATCTCCGCTCGCTCGGCGTCACCGCCGTCGAACTCTTGCCGGTGCATCATCGCATCGACGACCGCCATCTGATCGAACGCGGATTGTCGAACTACTGGGGCTATAACACCTTGGCGTTTTTTGCCCCCGACCAGCGGTACCGTTCGTCCGAGGCGAGTTCGACGGTCAATCAATTTCGCACGATGGTTCGGAATCTCCATGCGGCCGGCATCGAGGTGATTCTCGACGTGGTCTACAACCACACGGCCGAGGGCAATCACCTGGGCCCCACGTTGTCGTTCCGTGGGATCGACAACGCGGCCTATTACCGGACCGTGGCGGACGACCCGCGTTACTACATGGACTTCACCGGCTGCGGCAACACGCTGCATATGACGAACCCGCGCGTGCTGCAATTGATCATGGACAGCCTGCGCTACTGGGTACTGGAGATGCATGTCGACGGATTTCGCTTCGACCTGGCGAGCACGCTGGCCCGAGAGCTGTATGCCGTCGACAAGCTGGGCGCTTTTTTCGACATCATCCACCAGGACCCCGTGTTGTCCCAAGTCAAGCTGATCGCCGAGCCCTGGGACCTGGGCGACGGCGGATACCAGGTAGGCAACTTCCCGGTGGGCTGGTCCGAATGGAACGGCAAGTACCGCGATTGCATGCGCCGCTTTTGGAAAGGGGACGCAGGCGTGCTCGACGAGTTCGCCACGCGGCTGTGCGGCAGCAGCGATTTGTATGCCTGGAACAGCCGCCGCCCGCACGCGAGTATCAATTTCATCACCTGCCACGACGGCTTCACGATGCGCGACCTGGTCTCGTACGACCACAAGCACAACGAGGCCAACGGTGAAGGCAACCGCGACGGCGCCGACGACAATCAAAGCTGGAACTGCGGGGTCGAAGGCCCCACGGACGACCCGTCGGTCAACGAGCTCCGAGCGCGCAAACAGCGGAGCATGCTGGCCACGCTGCTGCTGTCGCAGGGAGTGCCCATGCTCCTGGCAGGTGACGAGTTCAGCCATTCGCAGCAGGGCAACAACAACGCCTACTGTCAGGACAACGAGCTGACGTGGCTCGATTGGAATTGGACCGAGGAACAGCGCCAATTGCTCGACTTTACCCGGCAGTTGATCGCTTTCTGGCGCAGTCAGCCGGCGCTGCAGCGCCGCCGGTTCTTCCACGATCGCTCCTACCGTGGCGACGAGTTGGAAGACATCCTCTGGTACCGCAACGACGGCAAGAAGATGACCACCTCGGACTGGCAAGCCGGCTACACCCGTAGTGTGGCTTGCATGTTGCGCGGCGAGCACATCGACGTCAACGACCGTGGTGAAACCATCTCGGGCCAGACTTTGCTGCTGCTGTTCAACGCCGACCACAAGGTGGTTGTCGACTATAAGCTCCCGCCGCCGCCTCAGGGCTCGCGCTGGGCTTTCGTCTTCGACACCTATACGCCGACGACGCATGTGCGGCCGGGAGTGGTCAAGACGCGCTACGCGGCGCGGTCCTGCTCGTTGGCCGTCTTTGCCGCGGTCGCCAAGATTCCGCGCAAGAAAGAGGCCGCCGGGCTGCCGACGGCGACGGAGCTTGAGTTTGCCGAAGTGGTGGAATCGAGCACGGAAATCGCCGCCAGCCAGATAGAATCCGCCGTGGATGAGCCGGTGGCCGATCTTGCCACGTCTGCGGCGGTGCCGTCGCAGATCGCTCCAGTGCCACCGGCAACGACGACGCCTGCCCCGACACCTGCAAATGTCCCGGAGCCCGCGGCGCCGCCAGCAACTCCAGTGGCAAATGCACCCGCTCCGCCGGTTGCCGCTCCGCCCGCAGCGACAAACCCGCCCGCAGCGACAAACCCGCCGACGACGGCTCCCGATGCGACGGTGCGCCCCAACCGCGTTCAAGCACCGACGCGGAGCTAG
- a CDS encoding AI-2E family transporter: MVEFGRGAAATPSVYQRLVVAALVLAALYFGRGVLLPFALAVLLAFVFSPWVRRFERWGLPRVPAVVIVTVLVAAAIASACAGLAGQVVSLSGELPKYRSTIERKIRAAQATLQPTLRRIESSSRDLERVLEGQPPESSSSSASSPETESAPAPRESRHDVVVADHPLRPASAPAHPDLVASGGRIVGFMTDWLGPVLAPLGQAVLVGVFTIFLLVEREDLRNRVIVLLGVDQVSGTTQLLDEAVRRVSRYLRMQLVVNVSYGIALGALCWFAGVPNWLLWGALGAVLRFIPYLGPIVAAGLPLLMAVATTEGWTSLTMLAAGIALIELISNNVLEPWLYGSSVGVSPLGIILSACLWTLIWGTPGLILATPLTACITVLARHVPSLKFLVTLLGDEAPLTKTDRLYQRLLAGDVHESLRIIAEAQREEASQDAGEPVAVEQLLLAVLGRAVADQETGAVNRRQMTDMLETLDEVTEELADEILSAAPVPPAEHRKVLCLPIRGAAQAAAARVTALALLRLGWNAKADDKHLLTSEQAMSAKTEAAWALVIVAVGPRALKTARYLWRRLEAHGSADSILFTDAVLTAGQQPQDTQAKLSNVTTVASVGELDRALRSLRLRTATESTPSTSNLRLDTD, encoded by the coding sequence ATGGTCGAGTTTGGTCGCGGCGCAGCTGCAACACCTAGCGTCTATCAGCGACTCGTGGTCGCTGCGCTTGTGCTGGCGGCCCTGTACTTCGGGCGTGGCGTGTTGCTCCCGTTCGCGCTCGCGGTGCTGTTGGCGTTCGTGTTCTCGCCCTGGGTGCGGCGATTCGAGCGATGGGGCCTGCCGCGCGTGCCAGCGGTCGTCATCGTCACGGTACTGGTCGCCGCGGCCATCGCGTCGGCCTGCGCCGGGCTGGCGGGACAAGTCGTGTCGCTGTCGGGCGAGCTGCCCAAGTACCGCTCGACGATCGAACGTAAAATCCGTGCCGCGCAGGCCACGCTGCAGCCCACATTACGGCGGATCGAATCCTCGAGCCGCGACCTGGAGCGCGTGCTCGAAGGGCAACCGCCGGAGAGTAGTTCGAGCTCTGCGTCATCCCCCGAGACGGAGAGTGCTCCGGCACCGCGGGAATCTCGCCACGACGTCGTCGTGGCCGACCATCCTCTTCGCCCGGCATCCGCGCCGGCGCATCCGGACCTGGTCGCTAGTGGCGGCCGCATCGTCGGATTCATGACGGACTGGCTGGGACCCGTCTTGGCCCCGCTCGGTCAGGCCGTGCTGGTCGGCGTGTTCACCATCTTCTTGCTGGTTGAGCGCGAGGATCTGCGCAACCGGGTCATCGTGCTGCTGGGCGTGGACCAGGTTTCCGGTACGACTCAACTGCTCGACGAGGCGGTACGACGCGTCAGCCGGTACCTGAGAATGCAGCTCGTCGTCAACGTGAGCTACGGGATTGCCCTCGGCGCTTTGTGCTGGTTCGCCGGGGTGCCGAACTGGCTCCTCTGGGGAGCGCTGGGAGCAGTACTGAGATTCATCCCCTATTTGGGACCGATCGTTGCGGCCGGCTTGCCGCTGTTGATGGCTGTGGCCACAACCGAGGGCTGGACGTCGCTGACGATGCTTGCCGCCGGGATCGCCTTGATCGAGTTGATCTCGAACAACGTGTTGGAGCCCTGGCTCTACGGCAGCAGCGTGGGCGTGTCGCCCCTGGGAATCATTCTTTCAGCTTGTTTGTGGACGCTGATCTGGGGCACGCCGGGGCTGATCCTCGCTACGCCGCTGACCGCCTGCATCACGGTGCTCGCCCGTCATGTGCCGAGCCTGAAATTCCTCGTGACTCTCCTGGGCGACGAGGCCCCGTTGACCAAGACAGATCGGCTGTACCAGCGGCTCTTGGCTGGCGACGTGCATGAGTCGCTGCGCATCATCGCCGAGGCCCAGCGGGAAGAAGCGTCGCAGGATGCCGGGGAACCCGTGGCCGTCGAACAATTGCTCTTGGCGGTGCTTGGTCGGGCCGTGGCCGATCAGGAGACGGGCGCTGTCAATCGACGGCAAATGACCGACATGCTCGAAACCTTGGACGAAGTCACCGAGGAACTGGCCGACGAGATCTTGTCGGCCGCACCGGTCCCGCCTGCTGAACACCGCAAGGTCTTGTGCTTGCCGATTCGTGGCGCGGCACAAGCCGCGGCTGCACGGGTCACGGCCCTGGCGCTGCTACGGCTCGGCTGGAACGCGAAGGCCGACGACAAACATCTCCTGACCAGCGAACAGGCGATGTCCGCCAAGACAGAGGCCGCCTGGGCGTTGGTGATCGTGGCCGTCGGACCGCGGGCGCTGAAAACCGCCCGGTATTTATGGCGCCGCTTGGAAGCCCATGGCTCGGCCGACTCAATTCTCTTCACCGACGCGGTGTTGACCGCTGGTCAGCAGCCGCAAGATACGCAGGCGAAGCTGAGCAATGTGACTACGGTCGCGAGCGTCGGCGAACTTGATCGGGCTCTGCGCAGCCTGAGATTGCGAACAGCTACCGAAAGTACGCCGAGCACGTCGAATCTCCGGCTAGACACCGACTAA
- a CDS encoding YihY/virulence factor BrkB family protein, producing MFGKLWQLLKSASLDWIDDECSRWGAVLAFYSMMSLAPLLVIAVAIAGTVYGEAAAQGALVGRMQELAGQNGAEVIEQILANAHRPGLGSLAALLSVGVLLFAAGSVFTELRAALNHIWEVAPPATGTVWQFVKGKLLGLAMVLVTGTMLLSTLALSTLAQVARGDLANWWPGLVAAGPWSDMLISFVLLTGLFALVYRYLSDVRVAWRDVWVGALITAILFSIGKSLLGVYLGRSSWASAYGAAGSFVLLIVWIYYSAQILLFGAELTQVYSRQFSSGLRRRRTSKRTSPNSQPTGTDHGPTQAI from the coding sequence ATGTTCGGCAAGCTGTGGCAACTCTTGAAGTCGGCATCTCTCGACTGGATCGACGACGAATGCTCGCGCTGGGGAGCGGTGCTGGCGTTTTATAGCATGATGTCGCTGGCTCCCTTGTTGGTGATTGCCGTCGCCATCGCTGGTACCGTCTATGGCGAAGCAGCCGCGCAAGGCGCGCTGGTCGGTCGGATGCAAGAACTGGCTGGCCAGAACGGCGCGGAGGTAATCGAACAGATTCTGGCCAACGCGCATCGCCCGGGCCTGGGCTCGTTGGCGGCGTTGCTGAGCGTGGGGGTCTTGTTGTTTGCGGCCGGCAGCGTGTTTACAGAGTTGCGAGCCGCGCTCAACCACATCTGGGAAGTCGCCCCGCCGGCGACGGGAACAGTCTGGCAATTCGTCAAGGGAAAACTGCTCGGACTGGCCATGGTGCTGGTCACCGGCACGATGCTGTTGTCCACGCTGGCCCTGAGCACGCTGGCCCAAGTGGCTCGGGGCGATCTTGCGAACTGGTGGCCTGGCCTCGTCGCTGCAGGTCCTTGGAGCGACATGCTCATTTCGTTCGTCCTACTCACGGGGCTCTTCGCACTGGTCTACCGCTATCTCTCCGACGTGCGCGTCGCGTGGCGCGACGTGTGGGTCGGCGCGCTGATCACGGCGATCCTGTTTTCAATCGGCAAATCGCTCTTGGGCGTCTACTTGGGCCGCAGTTCCTGGGCCTCGGCCTACGGAGCCGCAGGCTCGTTCGTGCTGCTTATCGTGTGGATCTACTATTCGGCACAAATCCTGCTTTTTGGCGCGGAATTGACGCAGGTCTATTCGCGGCAATTCAGTTCCGGTCTCCGTCGGCGCCGCACATCAAAACGCACGTCGCCCAACTCGCAGCCAACGGGAACGGACCACGGCCCAACGCAAGCGATCTGA